In the Leptospira sp. WS4.C2 genome, one interval contains:
- the thiL gene encoding thiamine-phosphate kinase, producing MKESEIIRTLFGTTPPPEDDCYFLAPNRLVTTDSLSEGTHFLHEWSSAPILARKLVEVNVSDITASGGRPKECFLNLGLSPLSRKKEWIRAFSKELRKSLDQYGMKLAGGDTFSASKTQLTLTVVGTVEKPWLRSEGKPGDYLYVTGSLGKSQLGFRALKKKSKGKQYQEAIAHHLSPKSRYTILNSLQKFQVHACMDITDGLIQDAERLAITSRGKLKIQVESVPWDPLALKELGLDLCLGSGEELELLFLSPEILPTELAGIPVTMVGKLEKGKPGVQFLKTGKRYIPQSIGYLHFTEEE from the coding sequence TTGAAAGAATCCGAAATCATACGAACCTTGTTTGGAACCACTCCTCCCCCTGAGGATGATTGTTATTTTTTGGCCCCGAACCGACTCGTGACAACGGATTCCCTTTCGGAAGGCACCCATTTCCTTCATGAGTGGTCTTCTGCCCCCATTTTAGCAAGAAAACTTGTCGAAGTCAATGTCTCCGATATCACAGCCTCAGGTGGGCGACCAAAAGAATGTTTTCTAAATCTGGGACTATCTCCCCTCTCCCGTAAAAAAGAATGGATTCGCGCCTTTTCCAAAGAACTTCGTAAATCTTTAGACCAGTATGGAATGAAATTAGCCGGGGGCGACACCTTTTCTGCCTCCAAAACCCAGCTCACACTCACGGTTGTGGGTACAGTGGAAAAACCTTGGCTTCGTTCTGAAGGAAAACCGGGAGACTATCTCTATGTCACGGGATCTCTCGGTAAAAGCCAACTCGGCTTTCGGGCTTTGAAAAAAAAATCCAAGGGCAAACAATACCAAGAGGCAATCGCCCATCACCTATCTCCTAAATCTCGTTATACGATACTAAATTCTCTCCAAAAATTCCAGGTTCATGCCTGTATGGACATTACCGACGGTCTCATCCAAGATGCGGAACGCTTGGCGATAACCTCGAGGGGAAAACTAAAAATACAAGTGGAATCGGTTCCTTGGGATCCCTTAGCCCTGAAGGAACTTGGCCTGGATTTATGTTTGGGTTCAGGGGAAGAATTGGAACTTTTGTTTTTATCTCCCGAAATTTTGCCGACAGAACTTGCCGGAATTCCTGTGACAATGGTGGGAAAATTGGAAAAAGGAAAACCGGGAGTTCAATTTTTGAAAACGGGAAAACGTTATATCCCCCAATCGATTGGTTATCTTCATTTCACAGAAGAAGAATAA
- the rplM gene encoding 50S ribosomal protein L13: MELLSKAHKTPSIAKEAVQKQWFVVDATDKTLGRLASQVASRLRGKHKSTFTPNQDCGDNIIIVNASKVAVTGRKREQKIYYHHSRYPGGMTAIAFHKLIQENPERVIMEAVKGMLPKSKLGDQMLRNCRVFAGNDHNLGAQKPLKLELK; this comes from the coding sequence ATGGAACTATTGTCTAAAGCCCACAAGACCCCTTCTATCGCAAAAGAAGCCGTACAAAAACAGTGGTTTGTTGTGGACGCAACTGATAAGACTCTCGGAAGATTGGCAAGTCAAGTAGCTTCCCGACTTCGCGGAAAACACAAATCTACCTTCACTCCTAACCAGGATTGCGGAGATAATATCATTATCGTTAATGCATCTAAAGTGGCAGTCACTGGCCGCAAAAGAGAACAAAAAATTTACTATCATCACTCACGTTACCCAGGTGGTATGACTGCAATTGCATTCCATAAACTCATTCAAGAAAATCCTGAACGAGTGATCATGGAAGCTGTTAAAGGAATGTTACCTAAATCTAAGTTAGGTGATCAAATGTTGAGAAATTGCCGTGTGTTCGCAGGTAATGACCACAACTTGGGAGCTCAAAAGCCCCTTAAACTGGAGTTGAAATAA
- the rpsI gene encoding 30S ribosomal protein S9, with amino-acid sequence MAQKAIWAVGRRKTSVARAKIASGTGKITVNHKDVNDYIKNGDHLVRRALEPLFILEARDKYDIALNVSGGGVVGQVGAIRHAVARALVAFNEAFKPALKKEGFLTRDSRMVERKKYGLHKARRGTQFSKR; translated from the coding sequence ATGGCGCAAAAAGCAATTTGGGCAGTAGGCCGACGTAAAACATCTGTTGCACGTGCAAAAATCGCATCTGGAACAGGTAAAATCACTGTAAACCATAAAGATGTAAATGATTACATCAAAAACGGAGACCATTTGGTTCGCCGTGCTCTCGAGCCTCTTTTCATTTTAGAAGCTCGTGACAAATATGACATTGCGCTCAACGTATCTGGTGGTGGAGTGGTAGGCCAAGTGGGAGCAATCCGACATGCTGTCGCTCGTGCACTAGTTGCTTTTAATGAGGCTTTCAAACCTGCTTTGAAAAAAGAAGGTTTTCTCACTCGAGATAGTCGTATGGTGGAACGTAAAAAATACGGTCTACACAAAGCTCGTCGAGGAACTCAGTTCTCAAAACGTTAA
- a CDS encoding MFS transporter — translation MNQLVFYFAFAIGTFASSCFLYSIVIFCQTLDAVKGFSGIVFFFLFLPFPIFFLYTGYLLDHYSKKWVVVSFQFFLFISSFLLGVCTNFFHNHPLLLLPLAFVNGIGMTTVLPGRMAILREVMESHRLVFHTIAGNLLLIFAFGMSPLAVGWFREGNDYSRLFLVLASFHLFSMIAFCLLRYDGKSQNANIGSKGSKLDKIPSLSANLKTVLEFLKVDSVSRQVMYMAVLSMLALGPIQVILPKYVRNELGLGELARGTVLVFLGPGLFLGGVLTILFHHLERKGLVLLIVFTLSSIFFLGFVPFGKASATSFFLFCFGVSGGVVSSLLPAILQKRAEDGIRGRILSLYTVCFQFTPAVSGFFSALLADTIGMQLTFGILGGVFLCFALFSFLQYKELRES, via the coding sequence TTGAACCAACTTGTATTTTATTTTGCCTTCGCAATTGGTACTTTTGCCAGTAGTTGTTTTTTATATTCGATTGTAATTTTTTGCCAAACCCTGGATGCGGTGAAAGGGTTCTCAGGCATCGTTTTCTTTTTTCTATTTTTACCCTTTCCCATTTTTTTCTTATACACAGGTTACTTACTCGATCATTATTCCAAAAAATGGGTGGTGGTGAGTTTTCAGTTTTTTCTTTTTATCTCCTCGTTTCTGTTAGGTGTTTGCACAAATTTTTTTCATAACCACCCTTTGCTTTTATTGCCTTTGGCCTTTGTGAATGGGATTGGAATGACTACTGTCCTTCCGGGACGAATGGCGATTTTACGAGAGGTGATGGAATCACATCGGTTGGTCTTTCATACCATAGCCGGGAACTTACTTCTCATCTTTGCGTTTGGAATGAGTCCTCTCGCTGTGGGTTGGTTTCGGGAAGGAAATGACTATTCCCGTTTATTTTTGGTTTTGGCATCCTTTCATTTGTTTTCGATGATCGCTTTTTGCTTGTTACGTTATGATGGTAAAAGTCAGAACGCAAATATTGGTTCGAAAGGGTCAAAACTGGATAAGATTCCCTCTTTATCTGCAAATCTCAAAACAGTTTTAGAATTTCTAAAAGTAGATTCGGTTTCCAGGCAAGTGATGTACATGGCAGTTCTTAGTATGCTTGCTCTTGGTCCCATCCAAGTCATCCTTCCTAAATATGTTCGCAATGAGTTGGGGCTTGGGGAACTGGCTCGAGGAACCGTCCTTGTATTTTTAGGGCCGGGTTTATTTCTCGGAGGAGTTCTTACCATCCTTTTCCACCACCTGGAACGGAAGGGTCTTGTTCTACTCATTGTGTTTACCCTTTCCTCTATTTTCTTTTTGGGTTTTGTTCCTTTTGGAAAAGCCTCTGCTACCTCTTTCTTTTTGTTTTGTTTTGGAGTTTCGGGGGGAGTGGTTTCTAGTCTACTTCCCGCCATTTTACAAAAACGGGCCGAAGACGGAATCCGTGGAAGAATCCTTTCCCTCTATACAGTTTGTTTTCAATTCACACCGGCAGTGTCTGGATTTTTTTCCGCCCTGCTTGCTGACACCATTGGTATGCAGCTCACCTTTGGAATTTTGGGTGGGGTATTCCTCTGTTTTGCCTTGTTTTCTTTTCTCCAATACAAGGAATTACGGGAGAGTTAA
- the alaS gene encoding alanine--tRNA ligase encodes MMSKTVREIAELYTNYFKEKGHTIVPSSSLIPKGDPTLLFTTAGMVQFKPLFTGAVELPYTRAASVQKCVRTTDLEVVGKTERHCTFFEMLGNFSFGDYFKKEAIEYALDFSLNHLHIPKDKIWVTIYLDDDEAKKIWMEAGIPEERIVRLGKKDNFWGPAGDSGACGPCSELYLDRGPEKGGPNCGNNPNCKPGCDCDRYLEYWNLVFNQFNQTVSGELLPLKQTGIDTGSGLERVAMLLQEVDSVYDTDELKSIIRKIEELSSKTYDASTKQSFRVITDHSRSVFFSLGDGIYPDRTGRGYVIRRLIRRASLFARKLGINEPFLYKLIPTLKDLYSVRYPELKDKAKDIESILKKEEELFLHTLEVGLEELESLLDHLKSNNQMVVTGKEGFRLYSTYGFPREMTKELVEDRGFGFDDKGFEEELEKDRDLSRASWKGKKVQYLTGISASPELKTEFLGYNATKAQAKVIYLFVDGKSVREAKQGEEAVVVLDQTPFYAEGGGQIGDWGYLKKEGFQFQVQDTQKENETFLHLGLILKGKISVGELLEAEIDTTRRQNLANHHSGTHLLNGALRRILGTHVAQKGSIVSSDYLRFDFSHSKALSEEEIVSIEKDVNDAVNAQIPVKTEVLDIDAAKQSGALSMFDEKYGKSVRVISMGDKSKEFCGGTHVSNTKEIGYFAIIKEGSPGAGNRRVEAICGEAVIEYFLSQFQTLAAKVETHNLNAKETFGDLKEFGISTEVPAPEDLQNLFSKKGNAAVEFLRKLRETLETELEEKASALFKAKKKKEQLSFQMNPELVDGLLKKAVSLPKGKVVTEVFTSVDAKSLKDLADSLKAKEPEILCLFGSIEGDTSALVFMCNKVLNERGIHCGDLLKETLVLLDGKGGGRPDMAQGGGKKPENLKSALEFALGLAKKSLG; translated from the coding sequence ATGATGTCGAAAACAGTCCGCGAAATTGCTGAGTTGTATACCAATTACTTTAAAGAAAAAGGTCACACCATCGTGCCTTCTTCTAGCCTCATCCCGAAGGGAGATCCGACACTTTTATTTACAACCGCCGGAATGGTTCAGTTCAAACCTCTGTTTACGGGAGCAGTCGAGCTACCTTACACAAGAGCGGCTTCTGTGCAAAAATGTGTTCGCACGACAGATTTGGAAGTCGTGGGTAAAACCGAAAGGCATTGTACCTTCTTTGAGATGCTTGGTAATTTTTCTTTTGGAGATTATTTCAAAAAAGAGGCCATCGAATACGCATTAGATTTTTCACTCAACCACTTACATATCCCCAAAGATAAAATTTGGGTAACGATTTACTTAGATGATGATGAAGCCAAAAAGATTTGGATGGAGGCGGGCATTCCAGAAGAACGGATTGTTCGGCTCGGAAAAAAAGATAATTTTTGGGGACCTGCGGGTGATAGTGGAGCTTGTGGACCTTGTTCGGAATTGTATTTGGATCGTGGTCCCGAAAAAGGCGGACCTAATTGTGGAAACAATCCAAATTGTAAACCCGGATGTGACTGTGATCGTTATTTAGAATATTGGAATTTAGTATTTAACCAATTCAACCAAACGGTTTCCGGGGAACTCCTTCCTTTAAAACAAACCGGTATTGATACGGGATCTGGGCTGGAACGAGTGGCCATGTTATTACAAGAAGTGGATTCGGTCTATGATACGGATGAATTAAAATCCATCATTCGTAAAATTGAAGAACTCTCTAGCAAAACTTACGACGCATCCACAAAACAATCTTTTCGGGTGATTACAGACCATTCCCGCTCCGTATTTTTTTCTTTAGGTGATGGGATCTACCCTGACCGCACGGGGCGTGGGTATGTGATTCGTAGGCTGATCCGAAGAGCATCACTCTTTGCAAGAAAACTCGGAATCAACGAACCGTTTTTATACAAACTCATTCCTACTCTAAAGGATTTGTATTCGGTTCGGTACCCAGAACTGAAAGACAAAGCCAAAGATATTGAATCCATCTTAAAAAAAGAAGAAGAACTCTTCCTTCATACCTTAGAAGTGGGCCTCGAAGAATTAGAATCCCTTCTAGACCACTTAAAATCAAACAACCAAATGGTTGTTACCGGAAAAGAAGGTTTTCGATTGTATTCCACTTATGGGTTTCCTCGTGAGATGACCAAGGAACTTGTAGAGGATCGGGGTTTTGGTTTTGATGACAAAGGATTTGAAGAGGAACTAGAAAAAGACCGTGACCTTTCCCGTGCTAGTTGGAAAGGAAAAAAAGTCCAATACCTCACAGGTATTTCCGCAAGTCCCGAACTCAAAACAGAATTTTTGGGATATAATGCAACAAAAGCCCAGGCAAAAGTAATCTATCTCTTTGTGGACGGTAAGTCTGTTCGCGAGGCAAAACAAGGAGAGGAAGCGGTTGTGGTTTTGGATCAAACGCCGTTTTATGCAGAGGGTGGTGGTCAAATTGGAGACTGGGGTTATCTTAAAAAAGAGGGCTTCCAGTTCCAAGTCCAGGACACACAAAAAGAAAATGAAACCTTCCTCCATTTGGGTCTGATTCTAAAAGGAAAAATTTCTGTCGGAGAACTCCTTGAAGCTGAGATTGATACGACAAGAAGACAAAACTTAGCCAACCACCATTCCGGCACACACTTGTTAAATGGGGCACTCCGTCGCATTCTCGGAACCCATGTGGCTCAAAAAGGTTCCATTGTTTCTTCCGATTATCTACGTTTTGATTTTTCCCATTCTAAGGCTCTTTCGGAAGAAGAAATTGTCTCCATCGAAAAAGATGTGAACGATGCCGTGAATGCACAGATTCCAGTGAAAACAGAAGTTTTAGACATTGATGCTGCAAAACAGTCCGGTGCTTTGTCAATGTTTGATGAGAAGTATGGGAAATCAGTTCGTGTGATTTCTATGGGTGATAAATCCAAAGAATTCTGCGGGGGAACTCATGTTTCCAACACAAAAGAAATTGGATATTTTGCCATCATTAAAGAAGGAAGTCCCGGTGCAGGTAATAGAAGGGTAGAAGCGATTTGTGGCGAAGCGGTCATCGAATACTTTTTGTCCCAGTTCCAAACCTTGGCTGCAAAAGTAGAAACCCATAATTTAAACGCCAAAGAAACGTTTGGTGATCTAAAAGAATTTGGGATTTCTACAGAGGTTCCTGCACCCGAAGATCTACAAAATTTATTTTCCAAAAAAGGAAATGCTGCGGTGGAATTTTTGCGTAAACTACGCGAAACTTTAGAGACGGAACTCGAAGAAAAAGCCAGTGCTCTGTTTAAAGCGAAAAAGAAAAAAGAACAACTCAGTTTCCAAATGAATCCAGAGCTTGTGGATGGACTTTTGAAAAAGGCAGTTTCTTTGCCCAAAGGAAAAGTGGTGACTGAAGTTTTCACTTCTGTAGATGCCAAGTCCCTAAAAGATTTGGCCGATAGCCTCAAAGCCAAAGAACCAGAAATTCTTTGTCTATTTGGATCCATTGAGGGAGATACGAGTGCTCTTGTCTTTATGTGCAATAAGGTACTCAATGAAAGAGGAATCCACTGTGGAGATCTTTTGAAAGAAACCTTAGTTTTGTTAGATGGGAAAGGTGGCGGAAGACCAGATATGGCGCAAGGTGGTGGTAAAAAACCAGAAAACCTAAAGTCCGCTTTGGAATTTGCATTGGGACTTGCCAAAAAGAGTTTAGGATAA
- a CDS encoding YajQ family cyclic di-GMP-binding protein, with product MAQDPSFDIVSKIERPELQNAVAQAMTEIQTRFDFKGSNSEIKLTEDTLVLTSENEIKLKQVIDVLTTKMAKRGISLKAFDFESKIESATGQTVRQKVKIQNGLDKEQTRQITTLIKDQKLKVQATIQGESVRVVGKKKDDLQEVMAAIRNANFNFDANFTNFKG from the coding sequence ATGGCACAAGATCCATCATTTGACATTGTATCAAAAATTGAAAGACCGGAATTACAAAATGCCGTGGCCCAAGCCATGACCGAAATTCAAACCAGGTTTGATTTTAAAGGTTCCAATTCCGAGATCAAACTCACCGAAGATACCTTGGTTTTGACCTCGGAAAATGAGATCAAACTCAAACAAGTGATCGATGTCCTAACGACCAAAATGGCTAAACGGGGAATTAGCCTCAAAGCCTTTGATTTTGAATCGAAAATTGAGTCGGCTACCGGCCAGACGGTCCGCCAAAAGGTAAAGATTCAAAATGGATTGGACAAAGAACAAACGAGACAAATCACAACCCTCATCAAAGACCAAAAATTGAAAGTCCAGGCCACCATCCAGGGCGAATCGGTTCGGGTTGTGGGCAAAAAAAAGGACGATTTACAAGAGGTGATGGCGGCCATCCGCAATGCCAATTTCAATTTTGATGCCAATTTTACGAACTTTAAGGGGTAA
- a CDS encoding DNA translocase FtsK produces the protein MDPKKSVWEWTLPRKDFLPYLLVFSGVFLLLSLFSFQEGEDGSLFNWFGRLGHYIAFTLLYLFGKSSFLFAGFVLMLGVLSLRNPDFDRLGKALFFPLFLVATTVSLNLLETPLGHIGDSGGILGQFFSWVFSYLFGETGRILVVFFLYLYFAVIWLEDGAWSFTFDAIHKYSNGIYRLMGGQRELPHLRLPSFLESVVSTRRAPVDEIRSKQWFSVQTEEESKEDIANHFWNVVADEKLGRKTQRAGMDLDRFRNEEKQSNEREDFSISKVSNPKTQSVRYRNAAKFEGFFDESGKVFRFQKSESRLDSLAEVERNEILISKLKLTDNRRLNEELEERESIRESKILFQFPEAKWKPKGEAIPDLTSLELPKLDPIKLPFGGQSPLSKTSGLSSLGDFYEEESEDNNYESEEDFSEALESSSDQLTSSEEEEEVLSKTEAIQIPESVRLSLVEETGWDVSEKSGRSDHEEAEEEVDSSSEEFEEETLETLAVEEASPLVRSNLSSGNFGKKKPEPKVEQQELMFGSMVPKPKLKKGKYYISPRLLVSHQVPVANILKNDSELDLISRKIEESTGHFGIESKVVTKERGPIITRYEITIPNGIKLNRIVSLSDEIRAYLEVKNIRIVAPIPGKASIGIEVPNRIREDVFLSEILKDTILQHKAKDLSICIGKDISGKLVMIDIAKLPHLLVAGTTGSGKSVSINAMITSLICTRSPEEVRFIMIDPKMVEMTLYEGIPHLLMPVITDPKKATKALSWAIQEMESRYQMISQLKSRDFKSFNEKVDEYAHAKGFQKLPYIVIFIDELADLMMVSGKDLEEQIQRISQKARAVGIHLVMATQRPSVDVITGVIKANCPARVAFQVAQKTDSRTILDTSGAETLLGKGDFLYRSPTSSDLQRIQAPFIEEKEIESIVEEAKKQGAPAYVEMNWDDETSIEMASDEDEELFDEAWNIVVTEKKASASYLQRRMRIGYNKAARLMELMEMRGYVSPQIGAKPREILRSA, from the coding sequence ATGGACCCTAAGAAATCCGTATGGGAATGGACTTTACCACGTAAAGACTTCCTTCCCTATCTATTAGTATTTTCCGGTGTGTTTTTACTTCTCTCTCTCTTTTCTTTTCAGGAAGGAGAGGATGGGTCGCTTTTCAATTGGTTTGGAAGGCTCGGGCATTACATCGCCTTCACTCTCCTTTATCTTTTTGGGAAATCTTCCTTTTTATTTGCGGGTTTTGTTTTGATGTTAGGTGTCCTTTCGCTACGAAATCCGGACTTCGATAGGCTTGGCAAAGCTCTCTTTTTTCCTTTGTTTCTTGTGGCAACAACTGTGAGTTTGAATCTACTCGAAACCCCCCTTGGGCACATAGGGGACAGTGGTGGAATCCTCGGTCAATTTTTCTCTTGGGTATTTTCTTATCTTTTTGGAGAGACTGGGCGTATCCTTGTGGTTTTCTTTTTATACTTATACTTTGCGGTCATCTGGCTTGAGGACGGGGCTTGGTCTTTTACTTTTGATGCGATTCATAAATATTCCAATGGAATTTATCGATTGATGGGAGGCCAAAGAGAACTCCCACATCTCCGGCTTCCTAGTTTTTTGGAATCAGTGGTTTCCACTCGCCGTGCACCGGTGGATGAAATTCGAAGCAAACAATGGTTTTCTGTCCAAACGGAAGAAGAATCCAAAGAAGACATTGCCAATCATTTCTGGAATGTGGTTGCCGATGAAAAATTGGGGCGGAAAACACAAAGAGCCGGAATGGATTTGGATCGTTTTAGAAACGAAGAAAAACAATCGAATGAAAGAGAAGATTTTTCTATTTCGAAAGTTTCCAATCCCAAAACACAATCGGTTCGTTACCGCAATGCAGCAAAATTTGAAGGTTTTTTTGATGAGTCAGGAAAGGTTTTTCGTTTTCAAAAATCAGAATCAAGATTGGATTCTCTTGCGGAAGTGGAAAGAAATGAAATTTTAATTTCGAAACTGAAGCTAACGGACAACAGACGACTCAATGAAGAATTGGAAGAAAGGGAAAGTATACGTGAATCCAAAATTCTATTTCAATTTCCAGAAGCCAAATGGAAGCCGAAAGGGGAGGCAATTCCCGATCTCACTAGTTTGGAGTTACCCAAACTAGATCCTATCAAACTTCCGTTTGGTGGACAAAGCCCACTTTCCAAAACTTCCGGTTTGTCCTCTCTCGGTGATTTTTATGAAGAGGAATCAGAGGATAACAACTATGAATCGGAAGAGGATTTTTCAGAAGCTTTGGAATCATCATCGGACCAACTGACTTCTTCAGAAGAGGAGGAGGAAGTTCTCTCGAAAACAGAAGCCATCCAAATTCCAGAGTCGGTCCGGCTTTCCCTTGTGGAAGAAACTGGTTGGGATGTGAGTGAAAAAAGTGGCAGGAGTGATCACGAAGAGGCAGAAGAAGAAGTGGATTCTAGTTCCGAAGAGTTTGAAGAAGAAACTCTCGAAACTTTAGCCGTGGAAGAGGCCTCCCCCCTCGTTCGTTCCAATCTAAGTTCTGGAAATTTCGGTAAGAAAAAACCAGAACCAAAGGTAGAACAACAAGAACTGATGTTTGGTTCCATGGTTCCGAAACCTAAACTGAAAAAAGGAAAGTATTATATCTCTCCAAGGCTTCTTGTTTCTCACCAAGTGCCTGTGGCCAATATCCTAAAAAATGATTCCGAACTAGATCTCATCTCTCGTAAAATTGAGGAGTCCACGGGACATTTTGGAATTGAGTCGAAAGTCGTTACCAAAGAAAGAGGACCGATTATCACGCGTTATGAGATCACCATTCCGAATGGAATCAAACTCAACCGTATCGTATCTCTTTCTGATGAAATTAGAGCCTACCTCGAGGTAAAAAACATTCGGATTGTAGCGCCGATTCCGGGAAAGGCTTCCATCGGGATTGAGGTTCCGAACCGAATCAGAGAAGATGTGTTTTTGTCGGAAATTCTAAAAGACACCATCCTCCAACACAAAGCCAAAGACTTATCGATCTGTATCGGAAAAGACATCTCTGGAAAACTTGTGATGATTGATATCGCCAAACTTCCTCACTTACTGGTCGCGGGAACGACTGGTTCTGGAAAGTCAGTGAGTATCAATGCGATGATTACCAGTCTTATCTGCACTCGTTCCCCAGAAGAAGTGCGCTTCATCATGATCGACCCGAAGATGGTGGAGATGACTTTGTATGAAGGAATTCCTCACCTTCTTATGCCGGTGATTACCGATCCGAAAAAAGCAACGAAGGCACTTTCTTGGGCCATCCAAGAAATGGAAAGTCGTTACCAAATGATCTCCCAATTGAAAAGTAGGGACTTCAAAAGTTTTAATGAAAAAGTGGATGAGTATGCCCATGCCAAAGGTTTCCAGAAACTTCCGTACATTGTGATCTTTATTGATGAGCTTGCCGATCTGATGATGGTTTCGGGAAAGGATCTCGAGGAACAAATCCAACGGATTTCTCAAAAAGCAAGAGCGGTCGGGATCCATCTGGTGATGGCAACCCAAAGGCCTTCGGTGGATGTGATCACCGGTGTCATCAAAGCGAACTGCCCGGCAAGGGTGGCCTTCCAAGTGGCACAAAAAACGGATTCCAGAACCATTCTGGATACAAGCGGGGCCGAAACCCTTCTTGGAAAAGGGGACTTTTTGTACAGGTCTCCGACATCGAGTGACCTCCAAAGAATCCAAGCTCCCTTTATCGAAGAGAAAGAAATTGAGTCCATTGTGGAAGAGGCCAAAAAACAAGGGGCTCCTGCGTATGTGGAAATGAATTGGGACGATGAGACCAGCATTGAAATGGCTTCCGATGAAGATGAAGAACTTTTTGACGAGGCTTGGAATATCGTTGTCACCGAAAAAAAAGCCAGTGCCAGTTACCTCCAACGCCGAATGAGAATCGGTTACAACAAAGCCGCAAGGCTTATGGAACTTATGGAAATGCGGGGATATGTTTCCCCACAAATCGGGGCCAAACCTCGGGAAATCCTGCGTTCAGCGTAA
- a CDS encoding outer-membrane lipoprotein carrier protein LolA: MKVWIGSFLLVFGVALGAQTSPAHNWHSPSEVVKKIKKNFSDINSYSADFLIKTEDNKKEKQMRGKCFYKRPGKIRYNFAEPEGDEIVSDGKTLHIFIKRLGAVGKQDLTLDRKNTSGPIFTTNSPDGLNRLFRKYHYKFDTIEQPRSMGDAAKYFVLDLDQREKIGGFEKMKLFVDSESYLIKKAVATDGRGKVTTISFSNINFSEEIQDGVFNFHMSGNAKIVNNPLVSEN, encoded by the coding sequence ATGAAAGTATGGATCGGATCTTTTTTACTTGTATTTGGGGTGGCACTCGGCGCCCAAACAAGTCCGGCTCACAATTGGCACTCACCCTCCGAAGTTGTCAAAAAGATAAAGAAGAACTTTAGCGATATCAATTCCTATTCTGCTGATTTTCTGATCAAAACAGAAGACAATAAAAAGGAAAAACAGATGCGCGGGAAATGTTTCTACAAACGTCCCGGCAAAATTAGATACAACTTCGCAGAACCGGAAGGGGACGAAATTGTATCGGATGGAAAAACTCTTCATATCTTTATTAAGCGGTTAGGTGCTGTGGGAAAACAGGATTTAACACTCGATCGTAAAAACACTTCGGGTCCCATTTTTACCACTAACAGTCCCGATGGCCTAAATCGTCTTTTTCGTAAATACCATTATAAATTTGATACCATCGAACAACCTCGTTCTATGGGAGATGCGGCCAAATACTTTGTTTTGGATCTCGACCAAAGAGAAAAGATTGGTGGATTTGAAAAGATGAAACTTTTTGTGGATTCCGAATCTTACTTAATCAAAAAAGCAGTGGCTACCGATGGTCGCGGGAAAGTAACAACAATCTCATTTTCCAATATTAATTTTTCTGAAGAAATCCAAGATGGAGTTTTCAATTTCCACATGAGCGGGAACGCCAAAATTGTAAACAACCCACTTGTATCCGAGAACTAA